One segment of Meriones unguiculatus strain TT.TT164.6M chromosome X, Bangor_MerUng_6.1, whole genome shotgun sequence DNA contains the following:
- the LOC110544616 gene encoding cytochrome c oxidase subunit 5B, mitochondrial-like → MASRLFRGVGALAAKALRAHGPGSVAATGSMAYGGGVPTDEEQATGLEREIMLAAQKGLDPYNMLPPKAASGTKDDPNLVPSITNKRIVGCICEEDNCTVIWFWLHKGESQRCPNCGTHYKLVPHQLAH, encoded by the coding sequence ATGGCTTCAAGGTTATTTCGCGGAGTAGGCGCTCTGGCGGCGAAGGCCCTGAGGGCCCACGGGCCCGGTAGCGTGGCTGCAACAGGCTCCATGGCTTATGGAGGGGGTGTTCCTACTGATGAGGAGCAGGCTACCGGGCTGGAGAGGGAGATCATGTTAGCTGCACAGAAGGGACTGGATCCATACAATATGCTGCCCCCAAAGGCAGCTTCGGGTACCAAGGACGACCCTAATTTAGTCCCCTCCATCACCAACAAGCGGATAGTGGGCTGCATCTGTGAGGAGGACAACTGCACTGTCATCTGGTTTTGGCTGCACAAAGGCGAGAGTCAGCGATGCCCAAACTGCGGAACCCACTACAAGCTGGTGCCCCACCAACTGGCTCACTGA